Proteins from a single region of Chloroflexota bacterium:
- the rpsO gene encoding 30S ribosomal protein S15, with product MPLDKGAKTNIIEQFKMREGDTGSPEVQIALLTERINQLIEHLKVHTHDYHSRRGLLKLLGQRRRQLAYLSRKDKDRYNAIVSRPRVS from the coding sequence GTGCCATTAGACAAGGGTGCGAAGACTAATATAATCGAGCAGTTCAAAATGCGAGAAGGTGATACGGGTTCCCCTGAGGTGCAGATAGCGCTCTTAACTGAACGAATAAATCAACTAATAGAGCACCTCAAGGTTCACACCCACGATTACCACTCACGCCGTGGTCTGTTGAAGCTTTTGGGGCAACGTCGCCGGCAGTTGGCCTACTTATCTCGCAAGGATAAGGACCGTTATAATGCCATCGTTTCCAGACCCAGGGTGAGTTAG